The Aedes aegypti strain LVP_AGWG unplaced genomic scaffold, AaegL5.0 Primary Assembly AGWG_AaegL5_hic_scaff_623_PBJ_arrow, whole genome shotgun sequence genome includes a window with the following:
- the LOC110681258 gene encoding developmentally-regulated GTP-binding protein 2-like: MLIRVYTKKPGAPPDFDDGLILRRGVSVEHVCHAIHRTLADQFKYALVWGTSTKYSPQRVGISHIMQDEDVIQVVKK, encoded by the exons ATGCTGATTAGAGTGTACACCAAGAAGCCCGGCGCGCCTCCAGATTTCGACGATGGATTGATCCTGAGAAGG GGCGTATCGGTTGAACACGTGTGTCACGCTATCCATCGAACCCTGGCCGATCAATTCAAGTACGCGCTGGTTTGGGGCACTTCGACGAAATATTCTCCCCAACGAGTCGGAATTTCGCACATTATGCAAGACGAAGACGTTATCCAAGTGGTGAAAAAGTAA
- the LOC5576015 gene encoding uncharacterized protein LOC5576015, with amino-acid sequence MSKIHENINCDVCGVQNFPGIRYACLSCHDYDLCESCQKRGAFSKTHAPYHPVQSVLTQYDFVQKFQHSGTTSSTGFQIYRCPHCGNDGFSLSTLLTHLKAVHPESKNRVRCPVCVTFRIGRYGSDLLDWSLAFHIENGHMGFNTDVEHMFKTLQYAATSYSRGNPSWSIDADGAICSICSAKLGTNGNIYSFLQCGHGFHRPCIDSWLENNNLSCPICRVPK; translated from the exons ATGAGCAAAATACACGAAA ATATCAACTGCGACGTATGCGGCGTTCAGAACTTCCCTGGGATCCGGTACGCCTGCCTCAGCTGCCATGATTACGACCTGTGCGAAAGTTGCCAGAAGCGTGGAGCATTCAGTAAGACACACGCCCCTTACCATCCAGTGCAATCCGTCCTAACGCAGTACGATTTCGTGCAAAAGTTTCAACACAGTGGAACGACCAGTTCTACGGGGTTCCAAATCTATCGTTGCCCACACTGTGGGAATGATGGCTTTAGCTTGTCCACATTGCTCACTCACCTGAAGGCGGTGCATCCGGAGTCTAAGAACAGAGTCCGTTGTCCCGTTTGCGTCACGTTTCGAATAGGCCGGTACGGGTCGGATCTGCTCGACTGGAGTTTGGCGTTCCACATCGAGAATGGACACATGGGATTCAATACCG ATGTGGAACATATGTTTAAGACCCTGCAGTACGCGGCAACGTCTTATTCCAGAGGCAATCCGTCCTGGTCGATAGATGCCGATGG AGCAATCTGCAGCATATGTTCGGCCAAACTGGGAACGAACGGAAACATTTACAGCTTTCTGCAATGCGGTCACGGATTCCATCGTCCGTGTATCGACTCCTGGCTGGAGAACAACAATTTAAGCTGCCCGATTTGTCGCGTACCGAAATAA